The window TCAGAGTCAGTGAACAGCTGGAGGGAGAAGTCTCGCGGCAGGAGATCGGCACGGAAGTGCGCGAGGGGCATCCGACGATTCTGTATGAAGTGACGACGAAGCAGGGGGAGTTGGTCGAGGCGTACTATCAGTGGGTGGCCACGGACATTCATTTCCCGATGAAGCTGGCAAGGAAAGACGGGAGCTGGATCGTGGAGTATCAGCATGTGAAGCTGCGGTCCGTGTCGGACTATCTTTTCAACCTTCCGCTCAATTTTCATCCGTTGGAAGATTTTAAGAAGCAAGAAACGCCGGAGCCTGTCGGGCCCGGCATGTAACGTAGCAAGGAGGCTGGATCGTGCGAGCATTAGGAATCATCGTCAGTGTTGTGATTGCAGGAGTAATCGGAATCAGCGGATCGGCCCATGCGTTGGATGTGTCCGATGTCGTTCGGGAATGGACTCCCGAGGGCAAGAAGCTCGCGATCGAGCGGGCGAAGTTGCCGGCTCATGACGAGATGGTCCGGATTCCCGCCGGGCCCTTTCTGATGGGGAGCGACAGGAAGGTAGACCGCAATGCCTACTCGGCAGAGCTCCCTCAGCGGACAATCCATCTCGACGCATACGAGATCGACAAGTTTGAAGTGACCACGTTGCAATATTTGAAGTACATCCTGGCCAAGGATCTGCCTCCGCTTATCGATTGGCAGTACGACGGTGGCAATTTCCAGGAGACGATGGCCAGCCATCCTGTGATGCATGTGTCCTGGGCCGATGCCGATACTTACTGCAAGTGGGCGGGCAAACGCCTCCCGACGGAGGCGGAATGGGAAAAGGCGGCGCGCGGCGAAGACGGGCGCATTTACCCTTGGGGCAATCAGCCGGCCGGCTTATCCCGTGCGAACTTCGGTCGAACCGGTTTGTCCGGTCCGGTGCGCGATCGTCCTGAGCGGCTGCTGCTCTATCCGCCGATCATTTCCGTGGACAAATACGACAATGCCGTCGGTCCCTATGGCACGTTCCAGATGGCGGGGAACGTGGCCGAGTGGGTGGCGGACTGGTACGACAAGGAATATTACAAGACCGCGCCGGATCGAAATCCCAAGGGGCCTGAGAAGGGCACCCAGAAGAGCTTCCGTGGCGGAGGCTGGATCGACAGCACGCCCAGCGTGCGGGGCGCGCAACGGAACGGAACGGAACCCAATACCAAAATGAACTGGATGGGTTTTCGCTGCGCGAAAGACGTAAAGGAATAGCGACGCGCAGGTCTAGGCTGATTGCTTTTGCTGAAGAAGAGCCTGGGCCTGCTCGCTGGCTTCTTTGACCAGGATGCCCATTTTCGAGTGGGAGGGTTCGAAGTCGACGGGGAGATGGTAATGGCGGAGGCGTTCGCTGGCGGTGGGGCCAATGGACGCCACGACCATTTTTCTGCAGGCTTCTGTGAACTGTGCGATGGCGCCGTCCTGTTCGAGTAACTGCATCACATGATCGATCTGCGCGGCGTTGGTGATCAACATCACGTGAACCTGTCCCGCAAGAATCTCGCCGAGCACCTGCCTTAACGGGCCCCTGTCTTCCGGGAGCGTCCAACGGTAAATGGGCACGGGAAAGACGTCTGCTCCACGCTGCTTCAGGGATTCCACGAGCTCAGGGTTGGATATGCCATATTCTTGCACCGCGACGCGCAGGCCCTTGAGGGGCCGGTAGGAGTCCAGCGTAGCGAGCACTTCCACCCAGGTATTCGGTTCCGGCACGGTGAGTGTCGGGGTGATGCCATGGGCCTTGAGTGCCGCAGCAGGCTTGGGGCCGCGAGCGACGGTTATCGTCCGCTTGAGCCCATCCAGGATCGACGGCAGGGGATGGCGCGATTGGAGAATGTCGAGGAGGGCGGTGGCGCCGACTCCCGTCATGAGGATCAGGAGATCGATCTGTCCGCCGATCAATTCGTCGCCCAAGCGCAAGGCGGCGGGATTATCCTGAATCGGAATTTCCTGGAGGGCAGGAGCCACGAGAGGCCGTCCGCCACAATGTTCGATCAGCCGGGCCATCTCCTTGGCCATACGGCTTTCGAATGATGCGACGCTAATTCCAGCAAAGCCTGTTTCTTTGGTCATAGCTGCGAATTAGAAATGCAAAATTAAAAATGCAAAAAGTGAAAAGAACTAGGCTCTGGATGTCTTCTTTACTTTTGAGATGATCGCTCCAAGGATCTTGGCGAGTTCCGAAGCTTCTTGCTCCAGAAGCTCTAATGAATCGGTTGTCGCAATGCCGGATTCGCGAATCAATCTAAGCCAGTAGCCCGTTTCGCGCGCTTTCTTGAGCGCGATGGCCATTTTACTCACGAAGTCGGCTTTACTCTGACCGGCTTGAGCTTCTTCAACGTTAGCCCCGATCGAGGTTCCGGATCGCAGGAGTTGGAGAGACAGACTCCTTGATGCGCCAGAAGTTCGCTCGAGGCCTCTGCACAGTTTGACGATTTGTAGGGCGAACGAGAACGTGCGTTCGACGATGTCCGCTCGGCCCCCTACTTTTTCATTTTGCATTGTTACTTTTGCATTGTGGCATCCAGCGCGCAGCGGAATCCCGTGGACTCGTTGCGGATCGTCGGATCGCTGTCCACGCGGGTGAAGATGCGGACTGTCGGGGTCTCGTTCTGCCAGCCTGCTCCCCGAATGACTTTCTTGATTCCGCTGTCCGGCCCTTGGGGGTTCTTTGCCGGGCTCTTCTCGTAGTATCGGGCGTCGTACCAGTCGTTGACCCATTCCCAGACGTTGCCGGCCATGTCGTAGGCGCCGAAGGGGCTCTTGCCCAATTCATAGCTGCCGACCGGCATCAAGGTTTTTTCGCCGGTCCATTGCTGATTGAAGTTCAGATGTTTGTTCGTGGGCTCGACATTGCCCCAGGGGAATCGCCGGTCGGCTATGCCCTTGGCCGCCTTTTCCCATTCCGCTTCGGTCGGGAGGCGTTTGCCCGCCCACTTGCAGTAGGCTTCCGCGTCGAACCAATCCACATTGATGACGGGCC of the Nitrospirota bacterium genome contains:
- a CDS encoding SUMF1/EgtB/PvdO family nonheme iron enzyme, whose product is MRALGIIVSVVIAGVIGISGSAHALDVSDVVREWTPEGKKLAIERAKLPAHDEMVRIPAGPFLMGSDRKVDRNAYSAELPQRTIHLDAYEIDKFEVTTLQYLKYILAKDLPPLIDWQYDGGNFQETMASHPVMHVSWADADTYCKWAGKRLPTEAEWEKAARGEDGRIYPWGNQPAGLSRANFGRTGLSGPVRDRPERLLLYPPIISVDKYDNAVGPYGTFQMAGNVAEWVADWYDKEYYKTAPDRNPKGPEKGTQKSFRGGGWIDSTPSVRGAQRNGTEPNTKMNWMGFRCAKDVKE
- a CDS encoding uroporphyrinogen-III synthase, producing the protein MAKEMARLIEHCGGRPLVAPALQEIPIQDNPAALRLGDELIGGQIDLLILMTGVGATALLDILQSRHPLPSILDGLKRTITVARGPKPAAALKAHGITPTLTVPEPNTWVEVLATLDSYRPLKGLRVAVQEYGISNPELVESLKQRGADVFPVPIYRWTLPEDRGPLRQVLGEILAGQVHVMLITNAAQIDHVMQLLEQDGAIAQFTEACRKMVVASIGPTASERLRHYHLPVDFEPSHSKMGILVKEASEQAQALLQQKQSA
- a CDS encoding four helix bundle protein — protein: MQNEKVGGRADIVERTFSFALQIVKLCRGLERTSGASRSLSLQLLRSGTSIGANVEEAQAGQSKADFVSKMAIALKKARETGYWLRLIRESGIATTDSLELLEQEASELAKILGAIISKVKKTSRA
- a CDS encoding SUMF1/EgtB/PvdO family nonheme iron enzyme, which codes for MSFRLILVATLLCLSMNQSPLFAADQPTKTPTGKDGAPMVEVQAGSFPMGVPHGDRDGGRDEYPRHDVFVDTFFIDKFEVTNGRYLGFVKATGHRGPQNPKNPTRNLWQGEAITDTMTDRPVINVDWFDAEAYCKWAGKRLPTEAEWEKAAKGIADRRFPWGNVEPTNKHLNFNQQWTGEKTLMPVGSYELGKSPFGAYDMAGNVWEWVNDWYDARYYEKSPAKNPQGPDSGIKKVIRGAGWQNETPTVRIFTRVDSDPTIRNESTGFRCALDATMQK